One Chryseobacterium indoltheticum DNA segment encodes these proteins:
- a CDS encoding NUMOD4 domain-containing protein, with protein MEDFKNSINLEDTLSRDLNDLPGEEWKEIKGYEGKYLISNYSRVKSIVSRINMILKKTISSGRYQIILHDKRSRKKSYLTGRLVAIHFIREPKINEVLKYRDKNYHFDAFFNLEWIAKKDSSKAAFSSGSWPHNHGKGFNNGMTKLKANEVVEIRQKKAEGLSVKQLSDEYKVAESSIQMIIRGRRWNNI; from the coding sequence ATGGAAGATTTTAAAAATTCAATAAACCTTGAAGACACTTTAAGCCGGGATTTAAATGATTTACCTGGAGAAGAATGGAAAGAAATTAAAGGCTATGAGGGTAAGTATTTGATTTCAAATTATTCTCGTGTAAAATCAATCGTTAGTAGAATTAATATGATACTAAAAAAAACTATTTCATCAGGAAGATATCAGATTATACTACATGATAAAAGAAGTAGGAAGAAAAGCTACTTAACGGGACGATTAGTGGCCATTCACTTCATTAGGGAGCCTAAGATAAACGAAGTTTTAAAATACAGAGACAAAAATTATCATTTTGATGCTTTTTTTAATCTCGAATGGATCGCAAAAAAAGACAGTTCAAAAGCTGCATTTTCCAGCGGAAGCTGGCCTCATAATCATGGCAAGGGTTTCAACAACGGAATGACAAAATTAAAAGCCAATGAGGTTGTAGAGATTCGCCAGAAAAAAGCTGAAGGATTATCTGTAAAACAATTATCTGATGAATACAAAGTAGCAGAAAGTTCAATTCAGATGATTATAAGAGGTCGCAGATGGAATAATATTTAA
- a CDS encoding PDDEXK family nuclease: protein MSDTIASLKLTKWQAVRNSQIQKPGFKTPDVLVFCPKGKYSGLFIELKTESPYKLNGGLKSNAHIQEQFKTIEKLRELGYYADFAWNFKDIVSLINRYLNEKL, encoded by the coding sequence ATGTCTGATACAATTGCCAGTCTAAAACTAACAAAATGGCAAGCTGTACGGAATTCTCAAATTCAGAAACCCGGGTTCAAAACTCCTGATGTTCTCGTCTTCTGCCCGAAAGGAAAATATTCCGGATTATTCATTGAATTGAAAACGGAATCTCCATATAAACTAAATGGAGGGTTAAAATCCAATGCTCATATTCAGGAACAATTCAAAACAATCGAAAAACTTCGGGAGCTTGGATACTATGCAGATTTCGCTTGGAATTTCAAAGACATTGTAAGCCTTATTAATCGATATCTAAATGAGAAATTATGA
- a CDS encoding ParB N-terminal domain-containing protein, with protein sequence MNSKKVKISEVKINPNNPRLIKDDKFKNLVKSIQDFPQMLEIRPIVVNGDMIVLGGNMRLKACQEAGLKEVPIIIADNLTEEQQKEFLIKDNVSGGEWDWEELANSWDADLLEEWGLDLKFPTEPIDEEQPEEQTYIPVFRFEVTCTTEAQKNKLMAELLTQGYSCTEDY encoded by the coding sequence ATGAATTCAAAGAAAGTAAAAATATCGGAAGTTAAGATCAATCCCAACAATCCTAGATTGATTAAAGATGACAAGTTTAAGAATCTTGTAAAATCTATCCAAGACTTTCCACAGATGCTAGAAATCCGCCCGATTGTAGTAAATGGTGATATGATAGTTCTCGGCGGAAATATGCGATTAAAAGCATGTCAGGAAGCTGGATTGAAAGAAGTACCTATCATTATAGCTGATAATCTCACAGAAGAACAACAAAAAGAATTTTTAATAAAAGATAACGTATCTGGAGGAGAATGGGATTGGGAAGAACTCGCAAATTCTTGGGATGCTGATTTATTGGAAGAATGGGGATTGGATTTAAAGTTTCCAACGGAACCAATTGACGAGGAACAACCGGAAGAACAAACATACATTCCTGTTTTCAGATTTGAAGTAACATGCACTACAGAAGCTCAAAAAAATAAACTAATGGCCGAACTCTTAACTCAAGGGTATAGCTGTACAGAAGATTATTAA
- a CDS encoding terminase small subunit-like protein has product MKYGKKQKEDIFDKIIDSIVEDGKPIRQILKEDWTPSTRIFFQWLDEDEEKVKRYARACEIRTDMLFDEMLMIASTTEEGETMKISQKGEGKKTVKEIEKTKGDMLGHRRLKVETIKWVIGKMNPKKYGAKLDITSGGEQILSAEERKKKIQELLAKANK; this is encoded by the coding sequence ATGAAATATGGTAAGAAACAAAAGGAAGACATCTTCGATAAGATTATAGATTCTATAGTAGAAGACGGTAAGCCTATAAGACAGATTCTAAAAGAAGATTGGACACCATCTACTAGAATCTTTTTTCAATGGTTAGATGAAGATGAAGAGAAGGTAAAACGATACGCACGTGCGTGTGAAATTCGAACTGATATGCTATTTGATGAAATGTTAATGATTGCATCTACAACAGAAGAGGGTGAAACCATGAAAATATCTCAAAAAGGAGAAGGTAAGAAAACCGTTAAAGAAATTGAAAAAACTAAAGGTGATATGCTTGGTCATCGCCGTTTAAAGGTTGAAACTATCAAGTGGGTGATCGGTAAAATGAATCCTAAAAAATACGGTGCAAAACTCGATATTACTTCTGGAGGTGAACAAATTCTTTCAGCTGAAGAAAGAAAGAAAAAGATACAAGAACTACTTGCAAAAGCTAATAAATAA
- a CDS encoding phage terminase large subunit, giving the protein MSLTDSEIILLEQLLKEEEVDELFSRLTEFNDKTNPNYKILFEAINHQKWGFDEKNRPKLLYGFAGVALEGSSRSGKTWSGVDIIIWLATDKHKDEGCTINIYRETYNEFKTTLYDDFKRRLDDFGLHNPFHLAKEVPSFRIGKTTVHFLGDGKHGGGCDYAFFNEAMMIRNEVFDQVEMRCRKFWWMDYNPSFTEHWVFDKVLSRDNVAFLRTTFLDNLNFIAPNEYTKIMSYEPWLPGSYEVTEDGVYYNYEAITETNQPPIHPTNVIQGTADEFMWKVYGLGLRGAMKGVIFPSVTWIDSFPEEYKIYCNDFGFTSDPNALNGYYEDENNIYIEPLLYESIETADILGSCLEKLDVSTNDLVICDSSDKHVSEKNGTVQMVTDLIDLGWNAMKVSKTKSVTYHLLSMKKKKIHIVKNHLYKKVKKEVENYKWREINGIMINQPIDKFNHFWDAARYGHMAWNSNQELETDWN; this is encoded by the coding sequence ATGTCCTTAACAGATTCAGAAATTATTTTACTAGAACAACTTCTTAAAGAAGAAGAGGTAGATGAATTGTTTAGTAGACTCACTGAATTTAATGATAAAACAAATCCAAATTACAAAATTCTATTTGAAGCAATAAATCATCAAAAATGGGGTTTTGATGAAAAGAATCGTCCTAAACTTCTTTATGGTTTCGCCGGAGTTGCACTTGAAGGAAGTTCAAGATCCGGAAAGACATGGTCCGGTGTTGATATCATAATTTGGTTGGCCACCGACAAGCATAAAGATGAAGGCTGTACGATTAATATTTATCGAGAAACGTATAACGAGTTTAAAACTACACTCTACGATGATTTCAAGCGTAGATTAGATGATTTCGGCTTACATAATCCATTCCATTTAGCGAAAGAAGTTCCGAGCTTTAGAATAGGTAAAACAACCGTTCATTTCCTTGGAGATGGTAAACATGGTGGAGGGTGTGATTATGCTTTTTTTAATGAAGCAATGATGATTAGAAACGAGGTTTTCGATCAGGTTGAAATGAGATGTCGAAAATTCTGGTGGATGGATTACAACCCATCTTTTACCGAGCACTGGGTATTTGATAAAGTTCTTTCGAGAGATAATGTTGCATTTCTTAGAACAACATTCTTAGACAATCTAAATTTCATCGCTCCAAATGAGTATACTAAAATCATGAGTTATGAGCCGTGGCTACCTGGAAGCTATGAAGTAACAGAAGATGGAGTTTACTACAACTATGAAGCGATTACCGAAACAAACCAACCACCAATACATCCAACGAATGTAATTCAAGGAACTGCAGATGAGTTTATGTGGAAAGTATACGGTCTTGGATTACGTGGAGCCATGAAAGGTGTTATATTTCCATCTGTCACCTGGATTGATTCATTTCCGGAAGAGTATAAGATTTATTGCAATGACTTTGGATTTACATCAGATCCTAATGCGCTTAATGGATATTACGAGGATGAAAATAATATCTACATTGAACCCCTTCTTTACGAGTCAATTGAGACAGCCGATATACTTGGAAGTTGTCTTGAAAAATTAGATGTAAGCACTAATGATTTAGTTATCTGCGATTCTTCAGATAAACATGTGTCAGAGAAAAACGGAACCGTTCAAATGGTAACAGATTTAATTGATCTCGGATGGAATGCTATGAAAGTTAGCAAAACAAAATCTGTTACCTATCATCTTCTTTCAATGAAGAAAAAGAAAATCCACATAGTAAAAAACCACCTTTACAAAAAAGTAAAGAAAGAGGTAGAAAACTATAAATGGAGAGAAATAAACGGTATTATGATTAATCAGCCCATCGATAAGTTTAATCACTTTTGGGATGCTGCTCGATACGGTCATATGGCTTGGAATTCAAATCAAGAATTAGAGACAGACTGGAATTAA
- a CDS encoding AlbA family DNA-binding domain-containing protein: MYYSEAFFKKDIYNINENDVLQFFSNSPEESSILEFKSGDNLDIQKVYPEVCALHNTQGGLLIIGSPKPRKYDGREIFDGPLTRSPFKDKDWVYQKIAGKISPPPTSIKIHDVKMSDGKYVQIIDIPKSIHPPHQYLDNGIYYLRFETSSKFAPHGLVEAMFNKRQEPSVNCFISKFNFNFYDPTEIEFQITNTTDYPLLGVRGLIKFYNVNEVTQSGNINGDFIKLNESLDFDSNLTCFTADILKPDTVIVRGLASLHRYYVTTGKLPFLAQFYIWSQNMNLKNYGFIISPIQNKSIKYEIKANLFDDASKTIENVLLSEKDEEIISGLKTLLKSIKHN; encoded by the coding sequence ATGTATTACTCAGAAGCATTTTTTAAAAAGGATATTTATAACATTAATGAAAATGATGTTTTGCAATTTTTCTCTAATTCACCAGAAGAATCATCTATATTGGAATTTAAGTCCGGAGACAATCTTGATATTCAAAAGGTTTATCCTGAAGTATGTGCATTACATAATACACAGGGTGGATTATTAATTATAGGCTCTCCCAAACCAAGAAAATACGATGGTAGGGAAATATTTGACGGCCCTCTTACAAGGTCTCCATTCAAAGATAAAGATTGGGTATATCAGAAAATAGCTGGAAAGATTTCTCCACCCCCTACATCTATTAAAATTCATGATGTAAAAATGTCAGATGGAAAATATGTACAAATAATAGATATTCCAAAAAGCATTCATCCCCCTCATCAATACTTAGATAATGGAATATATTATTTAAGATTTGAAACTTCATCAAAGTTTGCACCTCATGGCTTGGTAGAAGCTATGTTTAATAAAAGGCAAGAACCATCAGTAAATTGTTTCATTTCAAAATTCAATTTTAACTTTTACGATCCAACAGAAATAGAATTTCAAATTACAAACACAACAGATTATCCTTTATTGGGCGTCCGTGGTTTGATAAAATTCTACAATGTTAACGAAGTTACTCAGTCAGGTAATATAAATGGTGATTTCATTAAACTAAATGAGTCTTTAGATTTTGATAGTAACCTAACCTGCTTTACAGCTGATATTCTTAAGCCTGATACTGTAATCGTGAGGGGATTGGCTTCTTTACACAGATACTATGTTACGACTGGCAAACTGCCTTTTTTGGCACAATTTTATATTTGGTCACAAAACATGAACTTAAAGAATTATGGATTTATAATATCACCAATACAAAATAAAAGTATTAAATATGAAATAAAGGCAAATTTGTTTGATGATGCGTCTAAAACCATTGAGAATGTTTTATTATCTGAAAAAGACGAAGAAATAATTTCTGGACTTAAAACCTTATTGAAAAGCATCAAACATAATTAA
- a CDS encoding tape measure protein → MADRLAVIQAQESIDELKRVEDSIKSVIKTTKDLIKNANNISKALKTGTPREYTRALREMNTATKEFNKSQVAMANNMTRITRLERQVAQMLREQSRAIREVANATRDESRAREAAERIATQQQRTARETANAQAAENRANREAANALNAESRARQQATREQRQNERQTRESTSAHARLTREVREARNRARDYGAEMVDLTRAYRNGDVAQREYRQRLAQLSRDFRNANRESIDLQRQLTRLNRSTTPGVHGSLPGRVTDILKAAGVVGLVDNIASSFYRLGEKALETSIKLDSLRLAQNSVFKTQDNVAKQNEFLTGIADRYGIEILGLTDAYTKFAASAQGTYLEGTQTQNIFDAVTRSSSLLGVSTDETTGILRALGQMMSKGKVQAEELRGQLGDRMAGAFKLFADGMGVSTAQLDKMLKDGEVLADDVLPKFADQLNKKYKLDLGDQIDTQTASINRRTNAWVAFVDGVNSGSGVMTKSVLGFNAVLTNMLEALTPSKKVTIIEQEQAQLNLLGIELRKNFNDQKKKKEIIEQIVALNPYFLNGLDKEKSTLSEISIQLQNVNYQYVQKIILEKQQEKINDLLKDQAQALIYIGRVYSDNAVEYNNLNDEAKKAIDDFRDGVITYSQATSIVRKSTKDFTEENTNALDILYQLDNIINVGTLNFDGYNRGVKGNEKAIKSASKEYNNIIEATNMLIGTQGQLVNSNGLLSLSFDETGRAMRNRRIYFDEILGQAERQGKKFALINNVFRENVNGKWITTTKKETEGWFIDEKGILKQREKTKLLEKDEKKKASSLSSIQKDHLKDLQAIRDTMLAKNETSFEKEKISEIKYLDEILRINTEFYNKKMGYLKGKNAEERKQIADADLDQAKLVKSISAKKTEISKKAFENEAKVLEENYKIQSNILERNSEDLENISFVSGVARIDRQIEIDTESIQKAEEYHKELIRLAKNANQETIDLERKRDEEIGQLEDKRSERFRSRYEAALEDLNVQSEFAQGFQNLTYEQQKSVILANKKLTISEREFQLNILEKNNQIEVNKIEIERLKTLRSQLLTKIAASQVAGIINPNDVQEVEKLEGLIKGLENINIQIEIDTKNDIDEKTKAIQDTISKGFDDLGFEGLASSYRALMVRLKGDTASWKDYAVLAASAVLDAMSDLTDKQKEKRIAALDEELKISQETTEQELGFINGRLNALNSLEELTAEQMSERNRLEDEARTYKEQQYQREKLIEAQKARAEQKAAAQKALINGALAATMTLAQLGFIAGAIPAALALGFGIAQSVAIMAKDPVPKYRVGRKGGNAEVAITQDGGREFISNEKGEITSLGSDKGDQLTYLKKGDNVHTAKETKAIINRIGSIPKLGDNIFHKIALQSLRAPAPVVINQNVDYSEKIADLIAKKFDSTFKRYTHDTVIKENGKIYKQRGANYPELIGYYDLETGNEIIKQDDTN, encoded by the coding sequence ATGGCAGATAGATTAGCGGTCATTCAGGCACAGGAAAGTATTGATGAATTAAAAAGAGTAGAAGATTCTATCAAAAGCGTTATAAAAACGACAAAGGATTTAATCAAAAATGCTAATAACATCAGTAAGGCTTTAAAAACAGGTACCCCAAGGGAGTATACCCGTGCATTACGAGAAATGAACACCGCAACCAAGGAATTTAATAAATCACAGGTTGCAATGGCTAATAATATGACCCGTATCACAAGGCTTGAAAGACAGGTCGCTCAGATGCTTCGGGAACAAAGTCGTGCTATTCGAGAAGTTGCAAATGCTACTCGTGATGAAAGTAGAGCTAGGGAAGCTGCAGAAAGAATAGCTACTCAACAGCAAAGAACGGCTAGAGAAACGGCAAATGCTCAAGCTGCTGAAAACAGAGCTAACCGTGAAGCTGCTAATGCATTAAATGCCGAAAGCAGAGCAAGACAGCAGGCAACGAGAGAACAACGCCAAAATGAAAGACAAACAAGAGAAAGTACATCTGCTCATGCTAGATTAACGAGGGAGGTACGTGAAGCACGCAATAGGGCACGAGATTATGGTGCTGAAATGGTGGACTTGACTAGGGCGTATAGAAATGGAGATGTTGCACAAAGGGAGTATAGACAAAGATTAGCCCAACTATCTCGTGACTTCAGAAATGCAAACAGAGAATCTATTGACCTTCAAAGACAGTTAACGAGATTAAATAGATCTACTACTCCGGGAGTTCACGGATCATTACCGGGTCGTGTAACAGACATTTTAAAAGCTGCAGGAGTTGTTGGTCTTGTAGATAATATTGCAAGTTCCTTTTATAGATTAGGAGAAAAGGCACTTGAAACATCTATCAAGTTAGATTCACTTCGTTTAGCTCAAAATTCTGTTTTTAAAACACAAGATAATGTTGCAAAACAAAATGAATTTCTAACCGGAATCGCTGACCGATATGGTATTGAAATATTGGGATTAACAGATGCATACACGAAATTTGCCGCTTCTGCTCAAGGAACTTATTTAGAGGGGACACAAACGCAGAATATTTTTGATGCAGTAACGAGATCCAGTTCTTTATTGGGGGTTTCTACAGACGAAACAACTGGTATACTTAGAGCACTTGGGCAAATGATGTCGAAAGGAAAAGTACAAGCAGAAGAATTAAGAGGACAGCTCGGTGACCGTATGGCCGGAGCCTTTAAGTTGTTCGCCGATGGAATGGGTGTTTCTACTGCGCAACTTGATAAAATGCTTAAGGATGGAGAGGTGCTCGCTGATGATGTTCTTCCTAAATTCGCTGATCAGCTAAATAAAAAATATAAGCTTGATTTAGGAGATCAAATTGACACCCAAACAGCTTCTATCAATCGTAGAACAAATGCTTGGGTTGCCTTTGTAGATGGTGTTAATTCCGGAAGTGGCGTCATGACCAAATCCGTTTTAGGTTTTAATGCGGTGTTGACAAATATGCTTGAAGCATTGACCCCAAGTAAAAAGGTAACCATTATTGAGCAAGAACAAGCTCAGTTAAATTTATTAGGAATAGAGCTTAGGAAAAACTTTAACGATCAAAAGAAGAAAAAAGAAATAATAGAACAAATAGTTGCGTTAAATCCTTATTTTTTAAATGGTTTAGATAAAGAAAAATCTACCCTTAGCGAAATAAGCATACAACTCCAAAACGTAAACTATCAATATGTACAAAAAATAATTCTTGAAAAACAACAAGAAAAAATAAATGATTTATTAAAGGATCAGGCACAAGCTTTAATTTATATAGGCAGAGTTTACAGTGATAATGCTGTAGAATATAATAATTTAAATGATGAAGCAAAAAAAGCAATCGATGATTTTAGAGATGGAGTTATTACTTATAGTCAGGCAACTTCAATTGTTAGAAAAAGCACAAAAGATTTCACGGAAGAAAATACAAATGCTTTAGATATATTATACCAATTAGATAATATAATAAATGTTGGTACGCTTAATTTCGATGGATACAATAGGGGAGTAAAAGGAAATGAAAAAGCTATTAAATCAGCAAGTAAGGAGTATAATAATATAATAGAGGCCACAAATATGCTAATTGGTACTCAAGGGCAATTAGTTAATTCAAATGGTCTTCTTTCATTAAGCTTTGACGAGACAGGAAGGGCTATGCGTAATAGGAGAATCTATTTTGATGAAATATTAGGACAAGCCGAAAGACAAGGTAAAAAATTCGCATTAATCAACAATGTCTTCCGGGAAAATGTTAATGGTAAATGGATTACTACAACAAAAAAAGAAACTGAAGGATGGTTTATAGATGAAAAAGGAATTTTAAAGCAAAGGGAAAAAACTAAATTATTAGAAAAAGATGAAAAGAAAAAAGCTTCTTCCTTATCATCTATTCAGAAAGATCATTTGAAGGACCTTCAAGCGATTAGAGATACAATGTTAGCTAAAAATGAAACCAGTTTTGAGAAGGAAAAAATAAGTGAGATTAAGTATTTAGATGAAATCCTTAGAATAAATACAGAATTCTATAACAAGAAGATGGGCTACCTAAAAGGTAAAAATGCAGAAGAACGAAAACAAATTGCTGATGCTGATTTAGATCAAGCAAAATTGGTAAAAAGTATAAGTGCAAAAAAAACGGAAATAAGTAAAAAAGCATTTGAAAATGAAGCTAAAGTCCTTGAAGAAAATTATAAGATACAATCAAATATTTTAGAACGAAATTCTGAAGATTTAGAAAATATCTCTTTCGTTTCCGGAGTAGCTAGGATTGATAGGCAGATTGAAATTGATACTGAATCAATTCAAAAAGCCGAGGAATATCATAAAGAATTAATTCGCCTTGCCAAAAACGCTAATCAAGAAACGATTGATTTAGAAAGAAAACGTGATGAAGAAATAGGACAGCTTGAAGATAAGAGAAGCGAAAGGTTTCGTTCGAGATATGAAGCTGCTTTGGAAGATTTAAATGTGCAGTCTGAATTTGCTCAAGGTTTTCAGAATCTAACTTATGAGCAGCAGAAATCGGTTATTCTTGCTAATAAAAAATTAACAATTTCCGAAAGAGAATTTCAACTAAATATTTTAGAAAAAAATAACCAAATTGAAGTCAATAAAATTGAGATTGAAAGACTTAAAACCTTACGCTCTCAGTTATTAACTAAAATAGCAGCTTCACAAGTTGCAGGCATTATCAACCCTAATGACGTACAGGAAGTCGAAAAACTTGAAGGCTTAATCAAAGGATTAGAGAATATAAACATTCAAATTGAAATTGATACTAAAAATGATATTGATGAAAAAACTAAGGCTATTCAAGATACAATATCTAAGGGGTTTGATGATTTAGGTTTTGAAGGTTTAGCCAGCTCATATCGTGCTTTAATGGTTAGGCTGAAAGGAGATACCGCATCTTGGAAGGATTATGCAGTTCTTGCTGCTTCTGCTGTTTTAGACGCTATGTCGGATTTAACAGATAAGCAAAAAGAAAAAAGAATTGCAGCGCTTGATGAAGAGTTAAAAATTTCTCAGGAAACAACTGAGCAGGAATTGGGATTTATTAATGGGCGTTTAAATGCTCTTAATTCATTAGAAGAATTAACTGCTGAACAAATGTCAGAGCGTAATCGACTGGAAGATGAGGCTAGAACGTACAAAGAACAGCAGTATCAACGTGAAAAATTAATTGAAGCTCAAAAAGCAAGAGCTGAGCAAAAGGCTGCAGCTCAAAAAGCATTAATAAATGGAGCTTTGGCGGCTACTATGACTCTAGCTCAATTGGGTTTCATTGCTGGGGCTATTCCTGCAGCATTAGCATTAGGTTTTGGTATTGCTCAATCAGTTGCTATTATGGCAAAAGATCCGGTTCCTAAATATCGTGTAGGACGTAAAGGCGGAAATGCAGAAGTTGCAATCACTCAGGATGGCGGCCGTGAATTTATCTCAAATGAAAAGGGCGAAATCACTTCTTTGGGCTCAGATAAAGGAGATCAATTAACATATCTTAAAAAAGGTGATAATGTTCATACAGCTAAAGAAACTAAAGCTATCATCAATAGAATAGGTTCTATTCCAAAGTTAGGAGATAACATATTCCATAAAATAGCACTTCAAAGTTTACGAGCTCCGGCACCGGTGGTGATTAATCAGAATGTAGACTATTCAGAGAAGATTGCTGATTTAATAGCCAAAAAGTTTGATTCTACATTCAAAAGATATACACATGATACTGTGATAAAAGAAAATGGTAAAATCTACAAACAAAGAGGTGCAAACTATCCAGAGTTAATAGGTTACTACGATTTAGAAACAGGTAATGAAATTATAAAACAAGATGATACCAATTAA